The following DNA comes from Nicotiana sylvestris chromosome 10, ASM39365v2, whole genome shotgun sequence.
ACCTTCATAGTAGAAGGTAGAACAAAGCAATCTCCAAGAGAATATGTAAAAGGGCTTCTTCCATTGATTAATGAGAGACAAAATGAAAAATATCAATAAGATCGATTACCTCTATCTCATTTTATGCATTATTTTCCGATTAGTTTATAGATCTGGAGCTTAATACGtttaactaagatttaccccttcattgtTTCTATTGATTTAATCGAAAATGTTTCAATATCTTTTTGGTCAAACACACAATATAATATTTTCATAACAGTATTGCCTTTATATCTATTATCACAAAATAGTAATGGATAAATAGAACACTTTTAGGTAGTAAAATTTGTGAATCTATCTCTGAGAGGGTTACTTCATCTTATGAATTATATGCAATTCTAATTGTCGAATGGCGACTAAGTGAAACGCAATTCAATGTGTCATTTACAGCAAAGACAGATAAGATAAGAGAGGTCTAGCAAAATTGGTCGTAGTCAGCTTTTGGGCGAATCAGTACTCGTGTTTTCTGATCTTGCAAAAGGCCTAAAATATATAGTCAAAGTTTTCAACTTTTGAAGAAGCAATTGTACAAACACATCGAGCTATCTATGTGTTCTCTTCTATTTAAGATCTTTCACATCTTATCGTCGAAATTGCTACTAACCTTTGACCAAGTGTGACAGTACACTTGCTCAAAATCACGTTTGCACCGAAGTTTGTCACTTTGCAATAATTGAACTCTTTCTACATTGTTCATAAAATGTTGGAAATGCCATAAGCCAATACTGGAAATTAGATACCGGAAAAGCCAATAGTtgaactttttatatttttgctaATTTATCACTAAATCGCATGTAGCTAACAGAATTTCTTTATAATCTGTCACTAATCCGTTGCTAAATAGGATTAGCAGCGAATTTTTTTATTTAGCTACAAAATTTGTCCGACGCTAAAATTTGTTGTTTTAGTATTAGTAGTGAATAGGCATTTGCCAAATGGGCCTATGTGATGTCAGTCATGAGACTTTTAATTATAGCCATTGAAATTACGTCTATTTTAGTTAATGTAGTAATAAAGTCATAAAACTGAATAAGTAGCTTTTttcttttgtgattttattttatgaaTCTCATATTTTGAACCGCTAAATTATATTGACGCAATTCATACGTTTTACCTTAAATTTTGTGTCAAATCGTTTCCTTTTTCCATCATAAGAAAGTATATTTGAAGCTTTTATTAATGTCCTGAAAGAGCTTGTAGTGAAATTATTGAAGTATGTGTTCGAGATTCGACATGTCCAATTAAAAAAGGTAATGAATAGATAGATGATAATTCATAATAAGAAGTTGCATGTTTTACAATATGACTAGGAACATTTGGAAAGTAGAGTTAGGCATTACCGAATAAGAGAAAATCTAGTTTATGGGACAACAGTGTCAGTGCAACAACTACATTTTGCTTCTTTAAACAAAAGTTctcattgaaaagaaaaaaatgttctCGTTCATCCATTTCGTCTGTCCTAACAGAGTTTGATATATTTTATATGTTTACTTGAGATATCAAACTGTACATGTCGATTGTAGAATATTTATTGCTACTCGACGTTTGCCTCTCTCATGAACAAATGTATTTGATCATAAAAAATGCAGTAGTCTCTAtcacataatataaattaaattcAGTTTTTCAATACCCTTTAACTTTTTTTACCTTAACTTCAGatattattttctttcaaatATCACCAAATTTATGTCCAAAAGTCGACACACTTTTTGACCCAAAATGTAGGGGTACAAACTAAACCGGAAAACCATACCAAACCGAAAAGttaaaccaaaccgattaaaaaactcGAGTAGGTTTGGTTTAATttgatttggtattgagtaaagAAAATTCGaatcaaaccgacatataaatatataatttttctaTATACTTCTAAGACTTTTTattaaattttctttagaaaatgtctAGAAATATTTGCGATTCTCTTATGGGATGTAATATTTAATTAAATATGAAATGCTATATatttattaactttaaataatgggttgtatgatcactttcttatcaagtgcTTGTGAAATAAATCAATCTCTTTATTCTTCCATATTCGTATATCAAGATCTATcaaattcttatatctttttcgaatttgaaatagtatttcaacaatttaaaattaaatagaacatatcattatataggttcatatttatttttatgtttaattattaatTTCAGTTAATCTTGAAAGTGTACATCAACataaaattattgttagacgactaaaaaataactatcatgtgttactaagaaaattcttccataaaaatattttaatagatcatatatttgtcaatttttttttaatttttactaaCATATATTTACTTGTCAAAAATTTAACAAGGTAAGAATGAAATAATAATCATATTacaaaaaaatctgaaaaacccgacaaaaccgaaccaatccaaaccgatatagttggtttggtttggttttgataaagaCCGAACCAatccggtccatgtacacccctatcCAAATGTATTTTATCGGCTAGTTATCAGCTCAAACTTTTCTTATGACAGACAGTTGGAATGTTATTGTATCGatcgaccggttgttttgagctctagtgtgtcgttcggcggtttgagacgttgagtagcttcacttcatgtctgtttaccctcaaaatcggataacaattaaatttatatgtgattttaaggatacataATATAAGTTGATACAAATTAAGAAAATAGattaatattaaaaattaatGATAAGAAAAGAAACACAAACCACACAAATCGCGAGAACAAAATAACAAGATGATAAAAACTAGAAATAACAATGTATTGCTTTTTGCTGCGTATCACAATGTGTTTTACAAATGATCAAAcctccctttatatagtaggggagtcctactcttgatacaattctataaaaggtaaaacaTCTTATGATTTGCTAATTAAACGACCTTTCCTTGATATGTGCCGAGATTTCTGTCGTGATGTCCAGCCGATCACAAGTATTTTAGCCTTCCGTTATTTGGCTTGACAAAGTTCCCTCGATCTTGTTCGGTCCCGAAGTCACGAGCTCAACGATTTAACTTTGCGCCTTGGTTCTATAACCCAGGCTCGAGCTTTGACCTGTCATATTTCAGTCTCAACTGGTCATACAATAAACGAATGCAAGTtagaccgtatacagatagtccccttgtTTTTCGGAGAGAAGACGATAAGAAGCAATATAAACTTCCGAGCCTTGCTTCGATAAATCATGACGTAAGCGACAAAAGGTAACTGAAACGTCTCGTCGTTCTAGTCTCCAAGGCATTAAGTGTGTCACGACCAAAAaatcactagtcgtgatggcacctaattcGATCCTCAAGATAAGACAACTAACAATCAATACAATTCAAATGAGATTATAGGAAAAATAGAGAAGAATTATCTGAACATTTACAAATTAACCCAAGAACTGGCAATacgaatcatgagcttctaagacttagaATTTATGTACAAGGCTGATACAAATAAATACACGATTTATTTGAAATTTACATAACATATTAGCAAGACCTAATCTACGAAGGACATGTGGAAGCTATATCCGGAATGCATCAAACATCTTTAGAGTCAGCTCCCGACATTACCAGCAGCTCTGCTCCAAAAGAAAATCTACACGCaaggtgcaaaagtgtagtatgagtacaaccgactacATGTACacagtaagtatcttgtctaacctcgtcgaagtagtgatgaggctttTTAATTAGAAGATATTGATAAAACATGCACCGTAAATCAGCAATAGAACTATACCACGTTATAACAGAGAAGAATGCATGAAGCGAATACACAAAACAATAATCGAGTGCTAGCAGAGATCACAATTTAGCAACTTCCAATACCTCGACCAATACATTACTTAGAATGAAACCAATAAACCACGACATTCACTTTATAACTTTCAAAGCATGAGGAATGTACTCAGATACCAAGTCAATTAAAcggaaacacccttcgtgcttttatctcatcctcacccaaTATACGTATAACAGTACCAATCGATCACAAGAATTACAAAGTAGGAAATATGCAAGTAGCAATAATGAACGAGGATATATATGTGGGCAACATAAATAGACTAGGCAGAAGGCATATGAGTAATGACAACAATTAGGAAAACATGGAATATCAACTTTAGCTAACGAGTATGGTGAAGGCCTAGGTACAAGCATAAGAAATAAGAAAGGCACACATGATATTTACAAGTTAACGAGTAGAGGCATGAATGACTAGCATTGTGAAAGGCTTATACTAAAGTGCAATAGAATAGATACGACATGAGTGTAATTATAAAAGCAGGAAATAGGCATGGTATTTGCAAGTTAAGCAAGTAGGaggttgtgacgacccaaagggccatcacctgttttcttatccattccgagcttccgaggccttgaaaacctcatttatagttgcctcgatttgcgtgtgcaatccggcgcgtagccggaagctcaaatatgaaattctgtgaaaatttgctaagttttgatattaaaatgaataaatttgacttcggtcaacattttgggtaaacgggccCGGACCTGTAATTTAACGGTCCCGGAAGGTccataagaaaatatgggacttgggcgtatgcccaaaatcaaattccgaggtcccaggtccgagaaatgaatttttgagtaaaattgttttctgaaaatatttaaggaaaatggaaataaaatttgattagaaagtgatggtatcgggcccgtattttaattctggcgcctggtacaggtcttatatatggtttaagcactttctgtaatgTTTGGTTGAAaacagacgtcgtttgacgtgtttcggactcaaaatggaaaatttgatgttttatgaaatttgaaagaattcttggattttaaaactTAATGcatggtatatgacgttattttggcgatttgattgcacggttaagttagtaggatgttgttgagttagtgtatgtgtttggttaggagcctcgagggctcgggagtgtttcagagtgatttcggacttaggaaaaatgcaaaaaatttcagaaaattgcaaaaaatttcagaaaattgcagaaacagTACCCATGAATAGTACCCTATGAACAATACCCATGAATAGTgccccatgaacagtaccccgtgaacagtagccatggacagtaccccatgaacagtaaaAACGCGTGAACAGTAAGTCAGTAACCCCGAAAACATTCTGGGCAGAATGTAACTtctaatttttcatttttagcaAACTGGAGCTTGGGGAGAGGCAATTTTCGGGATATTTTTAGAGAAAATAACGGgataagtgttcttaacttaattttggttagattacccgaatctattactagttttgacatttaattggtgattttagttgggaaaatcttgaaaaccctattggtttaatttgaagatttgagggtcgagttgatgtcggattttggtaaaattggtatggttggactcgtggttggatgaggtttcatattccataatttttgttgggttccaagacgtgggccccacaGGCGAATTTTTAatgcaatttcggattttaaatggaaaatgtagaatttcatatgaaattaattcctttaatttttattgacttaatcaaattgtttatgactagatttgagaatttcgggcacgaattcgcgaggcaaaggcttgttggaattttgaattggttgcaaagcgaggtaagtgttttggtctaaccttagcctGAGGGAATAGGAGCtgagtcttaattgctacttgctatttgtcgagtacggcgtataggcatggtgacgagtatctatacgttggtgtctagcatgaccgtaagTCCTTATATTGCGAATGTTCGAATTTGGTTATATCTTCCATGATTAAATGATGACTTCTATATATTGTGAAGTGCATGTGAAAGAAATGGTGATATTTAAtatttgaggagcgttggctcaagttataaaatgaattactaagtaaaaaatgaaagaaagggaAAGAATTATTGAATTATTCCCTTCCTAAGATAATTGTGGAATTGTTGATATATTCCTTGCcgggaattttattgttaattgttgTGCCCTTATTGGAATCCCGATTATTATCCAGTTTACTTCCTTGCcccttatttgtgattgttgtttgggtgacgaagagtgataaagcacgaagggtgatgccgtgtattgtttgatatggtgaggaaagagtgtaaagcacgaagggtgatgtcgtgccgtacgatGTGCCATTCCGTACTGATAtctatgtcacgccccaaaaccgaggaACGCGACCaatgctcaatcgagtgaacccaactgagcaagccttatcaaccacTATCTGCCCAACTCAATAAGAATAAGGAAGTcatgcttacctttatttaaacgAGGAGAGGTAGTACATTCAACTTCTTAGTTCATTTCATATCACAACATTAAAATGTGGTTGACTTCCAAGGTTCCAAACAAGTTATATTGTAGAAGAAAGCAAGggtacaaggttacaacatggtccattgacctatccaatacccatacataacccacacaaatgtCTACGGAGCCTGTAAGGATACGGGAGACATGACAGCAATGCCGGCAaaaaggccccggctatacctcaaaagtaaaAGTTCAAAACAAGAAGATGTGAAATATAGCCCCTCGAAGGAGAAGGGGTCTCACCAAGATCTTTAGAAGAAGGATGCTCCGCTACACACGATCGCCACTATCCGCTATGGcgccacctacattcataaaaaaatgtagcgcgcccggcaaaagggacgttagtaccatggaatagtactagtatgtataactaaacaccattttactagaaagaactatcaagcaagtacaaGTAAGTCACGtgagtaaatcaaatatgcagttcatgcaatccttcatataatttccaaaactcagtTTGGGGCATCTCTTTCATATGTTCATCACTGTTCTCAATGCCACCGCTATCTTAagcggagtccgatcatgacccgaccggctaggtcacatcattggaggcatatatctTAATCAATATTTCATTTCCTTTATCCGGAATTTAATATcaacacattaccaccatgtgtgcggcatggtgtccgatctcgacccgatcggctaggtcgccttATCTAGGCATTATCCctttctcattagtcatcacgtcataatctttatttcatatatatcatatcaatccCGGGGCACTCAGGGCCACCATTATCACCTCGTTTTCCATTTTTAATATTCATCTTACAAGTTGTGATCATAGACATATACGTAAATTCAAGTTGCAATCACAGGTAAGTGAGCATatagctagcatgaataattctcCTTTTCGATCTTGGCTTGCAGCCTAAGCATTTCAACGcataattgtattcttcatacttatctaattatcaagaatggtacattactcacattgaggcacaaccttcacgtatatgtgtagataattgcaaatcaattaatgcATAATAACAATCAATATACTAACCAATTCAGCTCTTACCACACTTTCGTAAATGCCAACGGacctcaatttctaataaaagggagttttagccatacataccttgttgaagctttccttaaataactacaacgttccgaaaattctagcaatcccaatctactttgagacataacaaaattgaacataagttaggaaggtattcatggtttcagctcatttgagcatttcatcaaatactagttgagcatcttgatttcaaatctcttttactaggtttccttcattccccaacccaatctttacttgtttatgttTACCAATCCtttcacaaacctaatttgtacatgcatgtatatatagtagtattacacccaagaatcatacctcaataccccaaactcgaaattaaagtctagggtatagaaccttacctcttagatgaagaacttgtgattgggttctttgattcttgaagattgatgcaagattggatgattgaatgttgggttcctccttatctctctaaaatgctctcatctctctctaaAATGAGTAAGAAATGACCCCAAAAAGAACCCCAAggcctatatattaaaatgggatcgggttataaaaataggaaaattaaCCCTCCGAAGTCGGGTTTGTgatcgcagaatggaccgcaaaacatGAATGTGGGTCGCAAAATGCATCGCAGAATCGGTGCCCAAAACTGGGCTACACTGGTCCAATTTGCGACCAGATTTGCGGCAAATGGTCAacccaactacccttgaaatcaatagtacaagcacgtaacatgtcttcaagcgtctgaatagtccgctctacttgcccatcggtttgtggatgaaaagctgtgataaggtttacctgcgtacccaaaccttgctgaaatttcttccaaaagtggGCTGTAAACTGAGCCCcgcgatctgaaatgattgagactggagtgccatgcaacctgactatttctttgatatacagttGAGCATACTATTCCGCtatgtcggtagatttaactggcaagaaatgcactgatttcgtgagtcgatccacgatcacccaaattgagtcgaattTGGTCGGAGTGCACGGTAACCCTAACACAAAATCCATgttaatcatctcccatttccacgttggaatttctatgcatagagccaatccaccgggcctttgatgttcggccttcacttgttgGCAATTCGGACATTTCGCCACAAAATCCGCCACACCcctcttcatgttgttccaccaataaatttccttgagatcatgatacatttttgtagaacctgggtgcacggaatacctggaagtgtgagcctctgccatgatcctttcccgaagatcGTCAATATCAGAAACACACAGGcggtcttggtaccgtagggtaccatcattcatgccaacGGAAAAAGCtatggtcttgtgtttatgaatccccttcTTCATTGTGCTAACAACGGATCGTtaaattgcttctctttcacctcTGCCACGAGCGATGATTCAGCCCCATTATGTACCATtactcctccttcattagagtatgcaaggcgaactcccaaactggccaattggtgaacctccctggctaACAGTCTCTCATATGCCTCCAAATGAGTCAAACTTCCGATGGATTTTCGACTAAGAGCGTCggccacaacattagccttccccgggtgatagagaatatcaatatcatagtccttgagtaattATAGCCATCTTCGTTGCCTTAGATTCAACTCCTTctacttgaaaatatattgaaggctcttgtggtccatGAATACATCCACATAGACCCCGTATagataatgtcgccaaatctttagtgcgAAAACCACCGctgcaagctctaagtcatgagttggatagttcttttcatgattcttgagttgcctagaagcgtagGCTATAACCTTTCCATGTTGCATCAGCACACACCCGAGCCCGACTctcgaagcatcgcaatacaccacaaatcccttTGTACCCTCTGGCAGGGCTAATACCGGTGTTGTTGTCAaccttgatttcaattcttgaaaactcttttcacaagcatcggaccattGGAATTTAACAGCTTTCTGCGTCAATTtggtcaatggagaggcaagagtagaaaacccttccacaaacctcCTGTAGTACCCAGCTAAACCCAAGAAGCTGCGGATTTcggttggagtggtaggtctaggccaattctttactACTGCAACCTTCTGAGaatcaaccataattccttccctggaaacgacatgacccaagaacgcgacagatttaagccaaaattcacattttgaaaatttcgcatacaattgatgttgctgaagagtctgcaaaactgccctgagatggtcagcatggtcctcccgacttcgggaatatACCATAATTTtgtcaatgaacactatcacaaaggagtctagaaagggCTTGAAGACCCTATTCATAAGGTCCATGAAAGCTGagggggcatttgttagcccaaaagacatcaccataaATTCAAAGTGACCATACCAGTTTCTGAAAGCTGTTTTTGGAATGTCTTGTTCCCTTATCTTTAATTGATGATACTTGGAccgcaagtcaatctttgagaaacacatagcaccttgcaattgatcaaacaagtcatctatccttggaagaggatatttgttcttgattgtgaccttgttgagttgccggtagtcaatacacatccgcagcgatccatctttcttccttacaaacaagaccGGGGCGCCCCATGGCGACACATtcggccggatgaaacccttCTATAACatatccttcaattgttcctttagctctttcaattctgcTGGTGCCATTGTGTagggtggaattgatataggttgCGTTTCTGGCATCACATCGATACCAAAATCAATCTCCCGATCTAGGGGAACACCAGGGAGCTCATCTGGAAATTCATTCACAACCGGTATAGACTCAAGGCTAAGCGCCTCGGCATCAAGATCTGTAACCCGAACTagatgatagatacaccccttcttgatcatcttcgcAACCTTAAGGTAGAAAATAAACCGACCTCCAGGCACTACATTATCACCCTTCCATTCAATAACGGGCTCATCagggaatttaagcctaataggTCTAGTCCGACAATCAAGCTTAGCAATgtatgaataaagccaatccattcccattattacatcaaagtcgaccatcccTAACTCAACAAGATCGGTCGTGGTATCCCTACCCCATACCGTGACAATGTAACTCCTATAGACTCGAGCAGCCAAAATTGACTCACCAACCAGAGTAGATACTGAAAATGGTTCATAAAGCTGTTCTGGTGCTATCACAAATTCCATAGCcacaaaaggggtaacataggataAGGTAGAACCGGGGTCAATAAGTGCTTACACATCATAagattggacagtcagaatacctgtaacaacatatGGAGAAGCCTCTGCGGTCAGGAGACCACTCATAACATAGAATCGGCTAGGTCCTCCTGAACTTTGCGCACTACCCCTAGCTGAACCACGCCTTGCGGGTGCTGGGGTACCTCGAGCTGGAGAAGGGGCTGAAGATGTAGTAGCTGCTGGGCTGGTGGGCTGAGCTGTGCCCCTACCCGCTCCCTGGCGGGATACACAACAATGCCTCTGAATATGGCCCCTAATCCCATATCTATAGCATATGGGTAACTCCGTATAACGAATTCCCAAGTTCATCTTCCCACACTTAGGACATGGGGACCTCTACTGCTGCTGGGACTTCTCTCCTGACCGACCCCGCTGATGGGATCCCCTATTGCTTTGGCCGGGCCTGAAACGACTCCAGTGATGCTGGCTGGGCCCTGATGGCGGTGCACTGGCTAAAGACTGGGCAATAGACTGGGAAGGTACTAATGATCCTCCCCTAAAAGCCGATCTTCCCCCAACTAGTGACTCTCCCATGTTGCCTGTAGATCGGGCCTTACTGTTATGCTCTATTTCCATTATATTCTTTAATTTACGGTTCTTTGTGGCTTGAGCAAATGCTACCATCTTCCCGTAGTTCATGTCAGAATTCAATGCAGccgtagaagcctcattaatagtgAAAGAATTAAgaccctgaacaaaccggtgcaCCCCggcctccattgtgggcaacatatgaATGGCATACGTTGACAAgcgagcaaactccatgtggtactcccacacactccTGTTACCTTGCCTTAAATTTTCAAACTCCGTTGCATGGGCTGCCCTTGTCTCGGCGGGCAAgaaatgatctataaaggcatcatCAAACTCACTCCACCTCGTTGGAGGACGCCCCTCCTCACGGGAATcctcccacaactcaaaccacgaataggccaccccttt
Coding sequences within:
- the LOC138879333 gene encoding uncharacterized protein, which encodes MEFVIAPEQLYEPFSVSTLVGESILAARVYRSYIVTVWGRDTTTDLVELGMVDFDVIMGMDWLYSYIAKLDCRTRPIRLKFPDEPVIEWKGDNVVPGGRFIFYLKVAKMIKKGCIYHLVRVTDLDAEALSLESIPVVNEFPDELPGVPLDREIDFGIDVMPETQPISIPPYTMAPAELKELKEQLKDML